A section of the Candidatus Eisenbacteria bacterium genome encodes:
- a CDS encoding GNAT family N-acetyltransferase, protein MGTLPLATGYFGPPLEIIPVTLQGTRIRLEPLALDRHFEGLAAIGLDPELWRWTLNVVETREDLSRYLEEALRMQAEGEALPFATVEQATGHVLGCTRFGNIEPKHRRVEIGWTWVGRASQRTHVNTEAKYLMLRHAFEAWGCVRVELKTNALNVRSREAILRIGAKEEGTLRKHATSDRDVVRDTVYYSITDDEWPAVKARLESRLAGS, encoded by the coding sequence ATGGGGACATTGCCCCTTGCAACTGGCTATTTCGGACCACCCTTGGAAATCATCCCCGTAACCCTCCAGGGCACACGTATTCGCCTGGAGCCACTCGCCCTCGACCGACATTTCGAGGGGCTCGCCGCAATCGGCCTCGATCCCGAGCTATGGCGCTGGACGCTCAACGTGGTCGAGACGCGCGAGGATCTCTCTCGATACTTGGAGGAAGCACTTCGCATGCAGGCGGAGGGAGAGGCGCTTCCGTTCGCGACCGTGGAGCAGGCGACGGGACACGTGCTCGGCTGTACCCGATTCGGCAATATCGAGCCCAAGCATCGTCGGGTCGAAATCGGGTGGACCTGGGTCGGACGAGCGTCCCAACGCACCCACGTGAACACCGAGGCGAAGTATCTGATGCTTCGCCACGCCTTCGAGGCTTGGGGTTGCGTGCGGGTCGAACTCAAGACAAATGCCTTGAACGTTCGATCGCGGGAGGCCATCCTCCGGATCGGAGCGAAGGAGGAAGGGACGCTCCGCAAGCATGCGACCAGCGACCGGGACGTGGTGCGGGACACGGTCTATTACAGCATCACGGATGATGAATGGCCCGCGGTCAAAGCGCGCTTGGAGTCCAGGCTGGCGGGAAGTTGA
- a CDS encoding type II secretion system protein, with protein MRTVSRSEAGFTLIELVIVIVILGILASVAIPKYEDMREQARVASLKGQLGSIRSAVSIQYARNSLNGGPAFPTLNGTIFADGNVPKEPVMNSNAVKTTAGVDNAGGWQYTQPSGLVKANLNAYSSY; from the coding sequence ATGAGGACGGTATCGAGAAGTGAAGCTGGCTTCACCCTGATCGAGCTGGTGATCGTCATCGTGATCCTCGGTATCCTGGCGTCGGTCGCAATTCCGAAGTATGAGGATATGCGCGAGCAGGCGCGGGTGGCCTCCCTCAAGGGGCAGCTGGGATCGATCCGCTCCGCGGTATCGATCCAATACGCCCGCAACTCGCTGAACGGAGGCCCGGCGTTTCCCACGCTCAACGGAACGATCTTCGCGGACGGCAACGTCCCCAAGGAACCGGTCATGAACTCGAATGCCGTGAAGACGACGGCCGGTGTCGACAACGCGGGCGGCTGGCAGTACACCCAGCCGAGCGGACTCGTGAAGGCCAACCTGAACGCCTATTCAAGCTACTAA
- a CDS encoding MBL fold metallo-hydrolase: protein MGVDALRDWLESGRPVTVLDIRPAVEREEWSIPGSLHLDPHEALRASTASPFAGVALPPGQPVVAVCARGNTSLLAVRALRERGVQALSLKGGMKAWSLAWNLADVKPIRSSAQIIQVRRTGKGCLSYIIGSGSEAAVVDASVDPEIYLRIAKERGFTITHVIDTHVHADHLSRSRPLAARCRAKVYLPAQNRTTYPFLPLQDGDTITIGTSAIQVLHTPGHTLESMCYLVDGRALLTGDTLFPGAVGRPDLAASAVEARQRAHALYGTLQRIIKLPPDTWILPCHTSEPIPFDGRPCGAALADVIGRVEMLRASEDGFVETLLSRIPATPPNHLAIVRLNEAGNFPQGDPTELEAGANRCAIS, encoded by the coding sequence ATCGGTGTGGATGCTCTCAGAGATTGGCTCGAAAGCGGCCGCCCGGTGACCGTACTCGATATCCGCCCGGCCGTGGAACGCGAGGAGTGGAGCATCCCTGGAAGTCTCCACCTGGATCCGCACGAGGCGTTGCGCGCGAGCACCGCTTCGCCGTTCGCGGGGGTGGCACTGCCGCCAGGCCAGCCGGTGGTCGCGGTCTGCGCCAGAGGAAACACGAGCCTCCTCGCGGTGCGCGCGCTCCGGGAGCGTGGTGTTCAGGCGCTCTCGCTGAAGGGCGGGATGAAGGCATGGAGCCTTGCGTGGAACCTAGCGGATGTGAAGCCGATCCGCTCGAGCGCGCAGATCATTCAGGTTCGCCGGACGGGGAAGGGCTGTCTCTCCTACATAATCGGCAGCGGAAGCGAAGCCGCGGTCGTCGATGCATCGGTGGATCCCGAGATTTATTTGAGGATCGCAAAGGAGCGAGGATTCACGATCACCCACGTGATCGATACCCACGTTCACGCGGACCATTTGTCGCGTTCGCGGCCTCTCGCCGCGCGATGTCGGGCGAAGGTCTATCTCCCGGCTCAAAACCGTACGACGTATCCGTTCCTCCCGCTCCAAGACGGCGACACCATCACGATCGGCACATCCGCGATCCAGGTGCTTCACACTCCCGGTCACACACTCGAGAGCATGTGCTATCTGGTCGATGGACGCGCGCTCTTGACCGGAGACACGCTCTTCCCCGGAGCCGTCGGCCGTCCCGACCTCGCGGCGAGCGCGGTTGAGGCGCGGCAGCGGGCGCACGCGCTATATGGAACGTTGCAGCGGATCATCAAGCTGCCACCCGACACGTGGATTCTCCCCTGTCACACAAGCGAGCCGATCCCGTTCGACGGCAGGCCGTGCGGAGCGGCCCTGGCCGACGTGATCGGGCGTGTCGAGATGCTACGCGCGAGCGAAGATGGATTCGTCGAAACCCTCTTGTCGCGGATTCCCGCGACCCCACCGAACCATCTCGCGATCGTGCGCCTCAACGAGGCAGGTAACTTTCCCCAAGGAGATCCCACGGAGCTCGAGGCGGGCGCAAACCGGTGCGCCATTTCCTAG
- a CDS encoding putative sulfate exporter family transporter translates to MTGARARFVVHVLPGLLLTVACAIAARLLHGLLPPRPAAVLGEVVVAVLLGLVIGNAVMLRPLFAPGIRFSFHSLLRVAIVILGAQFSFFQVVAIGGKAVLMIVILMALALTVAHVLGRLTGVPGRLATLIGVGTAVCGNTAITATAPVIRAEDEEVSFAVATNTLFGTAAVFIYPVLGHWIGLSSAAFGTWAGTAVNDTSQVVATGFAYSDMAGKVATAVKLTRNALMGAVIVGIGLVYARGEGGAHGWGDARGEPPALGLPAALSSLGPRAAANWARLRQSIPGFVLGFLLAALLNTLGAIAWAGSISGRDLSHDLQVASRFLILVALSGVGLSTRVSAMKRIGATPFLVGFATAATTALASYLLIRWLGPAGG, encoded by the coding sequence ATGACCGGCGCGCGCGCGCGGTTTGTCGTTCACGTTCTCCCGGGTCTCCTTCTCACAGTGGCCTGCGCGATCGCGGCCCGCCTGCTGCACGGACTTCTTCCCCCCAGGCCCGCCGCCGTCCTGGGCGAGGTCGTGGTCGCGGTGCTCCTCGGGCTCGTAATCGGAAACGCGGTCATGCTTCGGCCCCTCTTCGCTCCGGGAATCAGGTTCTCGTTTCATTCGCTCCTCCGCGTGGCGATCGTCATCCTCGGGGCGCAATTTTCATTCTTCCAGGTCGTGGCGATCGGCGGGAAGGCCGTTCTCATGATCGTGATCTTGATGGCGCTTGCCCTCACCGTGGCCCATGTCTTGGGGCGCCTCACCGGCGTTCCAGGGCGGCTCGCCACCTTGATCGGCGTGGGCACCGCGGTCTGCGGCAACACCGCGATCACGGCGACGGCGCCGGTCATCCGGGCCGAGGACGAGGAGGTTTCGTTCGCCGTCGCGACCAACACCCTCTTCGGCACGGCCGCGGTGTTCATCTACCCCGTGTTGGGCCACTGGATCGGGCTGTCGAGCGCGGCCTTCGGGACGTGGGCGGGCACCGCCGTCAACGACACCTCCCAGGTAGTCGCCACAGGTTTCGCTTACAGCGACATGGCCGGAAAGGTGGCCACGGCGGTGAAGCTCACACGGAACGCGCTCATGGGCGCGGTGATCGTGGGGATCGGGCTGGTCTACGCGCGCGGCGAGGGCGGCGCGCATGGCTGGGGCGACGCGCGCGGGGAACCGCCGGCGCTCGGCTTGCCCGCGGCGCTCAGCAGCCTCGGCCCCCGCGCGGCCGCGAACTGGGCTCGCCTCCGGCAGTCGATCCCGGGCTTCGTCCTCGGCTTCCTGCTCGCGGCGCTCCTCAACACCCTGGGTGCGATCGCGTGGGCGGGATCTATCAGCGGGAGAGACCTCTCTCACGATCTGCAGGTGGCCTCGCGGTTCTTGATTCTCGTCGCACTCTCAGGCGTGGGCTTGAGCACGCGCGTGAGCGCGATGAAGCGGATCGGCGCGACCCCGTTCCTGGTCGGATTCGCTACGGCGGCGACGACGGCGCTCGCGAGCTATCTGTTGATCCGCTGGCTGGGACCGGCTGGAGGCTGA
- a CDS encoding methylphosphotriester-DNA--protein-cysteine methyltransferase family protein: MRTASMEHGGGLSPDAMWTAFRRGDPHYDGRFVTAVRTTGIFCRPSCTCRKPRRENVLFYRSPNQAARAGFRPCKRCRPELRGGPAEADRAMAAKAIAFMRANLDSHLYAKDIAAAVAVSPSHFARRFRAADGRTPMRALADLRAEKAEALLRDRAVGTLDVGFAAGFQSPSAFTRAFRRRTGLPPASWRRSLKGERT; the protein is encoded by the coding sequence ATGAGAACCGCGTCGATGGAGCACGGGGGAGGGTTGAGCCCCGACGCCATGTGGACGGCGTTCCGCCGGGGGGACCCGCACTACGACGGACGTTTCGTTACGGCCGTGCGGACGACCGGAATTTTCTGCAGGCCGTCGTGCACCTGCCGGAAACCCCGGCGCGAGAACGTGCTCTTTTACCGCTCCCCCAACCAAGCAGCCCGTGCCGGATTCAGACCCTGCAAGAGGTGCCGTCCCGAGCTTCGTGGAGGCCCCGCCGAAGCAGACCGTGCGATGGCCGCGAAAGCGATCGCCTTCATGCGGGCGAATCTGGATTCTCACCTCTACGCGAAGGACATCGCCGCGGCGGTTGCGGTCAGCCCGTCGCATTTCGCGCGGCGTTTTCGCGCGGCGGACGGACGGACGCCGATGCGCGCCCTGGCCGACTTGCGCGCCGAAAAGGCCGAAGCCCTGCTCCGCGACCGGGCGGTGGGCACGCTCGATGTGGGATTCGCCGCAGGGTTCCAGAGCCCTTCCGCGTTCACCCGGGCGTTTCGAAGAAGGACCGGTCTGCCGCCCGCCTCGTGGCGGCGATCCTTGAAAGGAGAACGGACATGA
- a CDS encoding methylated-DNA--[protein]-cysteine S-methyltransferase: MKHGRRIDVAAVRTRLGTFAVAATPRGLAALFPLPRGRITGARAGREPTLARRVHSGARLVIHRARESYPPALSRAAAALQAYASGKARGRTRPVLDLDGTPFQRAVWRRLCAIPEGKTISYGALAASIGRPRAARAVGAAVGANPVPILVPCHRVIGQDGGLTGFGLGLPMKRALLLHEGHRTR, from the coding sequence ATGAAACACGGAAGACGGATCGACGTAGCGGCGGTGCGGACACGATTGGGAACCTTCGCCGTCGCGGCCACGCCTCGGGGTCTCGCAGCCTTATTTCCGCTCCCGCGGGGGCGAATCACGGGAGCACGCGCCGGACGAGAGCCAACGCTCGCCCGCCGAGTCCACTCGGGCGCCCGGCTCGTGATCCACCGTGCCCGCGAATCCTATCCTCCCGCGCTCTCCCGCGCGGCCGCCGCGCTCCAGGCGTACGCTTCCGGCAAGGCCCGTGGCAGAACCCGCCCCGTGCTCGATCTCGACGGCACGCCGTTTCAGCGCGCCGTGTGGAGGCGGCTCTGCGCGATTCCCGAGGGGAAGACGATCTCCTACGGAGCGCTCGCGGCTTCGATCGGGCGGCCCCGGGCGGCGCGCGCGGTGGGCGCAGCGGTCGGCGCGAATCCTGTTCCGATCCTCGTGCCCTGCCACCGGGTCATCGGCCAGGACGGCGGGCTCACCGGATTCGGCTTGGGACTACCGATGAAGCGCGCGCTCCTGCTCCACGAGGGACATCGCACGAGGTAA
- a CDS encoding MFS transporter has product MSLAILRGHLRSSFRALGHRNYRLYWTGQLVSLIGTWMQSVAQGWLMYRLTASAFMLGLLGFAQFLPVLLLTLWAGVIVDSMDKRRLLLLTQTAFLIQAALLATALSTGVVKPWMVLALAFVFGTINALDLPVRQSFVVELTGKEDLSNAIALNSAAFNTARVVGPAIAGILLATVGEAGCFWLNALSYVAVIASIWRMDLPARPSVRFAGRRAVETMMEGIRYARSVRPLRNLLTLLGVTAGLGFQYMILLPVYAREILHAGPKGYGGLVTAFGLGSLVSAAWMTRKLDRWALRRNLFIGLLSAAIGMGTFAWSRTLELSVAMGFLAGFGLILYIATTNTLIQVTTEDRFRGRVMSLYTLMFVGTAPIGALVSGTIAQHFSAPVATSFSALVLLGGALWMIRRLRVLAAREAVTATVPAATEKVG; this is encoded by the coding sequence ATGTCTCTCGCGATCCTCCGCGGCCACCTTCGAAGCAGCTTCCGCGCGTTAGGTCACCGCAACTACCGTCTCTACTGGACGGGTCAGCTCGTCTCCCTGATCGGAACATGGATGCAGAGCGTCGCGCAGGGGTGGCTCATGTACCGCCTGACCGCCTCGGCGTTCATGCTCGGCCTTCTCGGCTTCGCGCAATTCCTGCCGGTTCTCCTGCTCACGCTCTGGGCGGGCGTGATCGTCGATTCGATGGACAAACGCCGCCTCCTGCTTCTCACGCAGACCGCGTTTCTGATCCAGGCTGCGTTGCTCGCCACGGCCCTCAGCACCGGGGTCGTGAAACCGTGGATGGTTCTCGCGCTCGCGTTCGTATTCGGCACGATCAACGCGCTCGATCTCCCGGTCCGCCAGTCCTTCGTGGTGGAGCTGACGGGGAAGGAAGACCTCTCCAACGCAATCGCGCTCAACTCGGCGGCGTTCAACACGGCGCGGGTCGTGGGACCCGCGATCGCCGGGATTCTGCTTGCCACGGTCGGCGAGGCGGGCTGCTTCTGGTTGAACGCCCTCTCCTACGTCGCGGTGATCGCGAGCATCTGGCGCATGGACCTCCCCGCGCGGCCGAGCGTCCGGTTCGCCGGGAGGCGCGCGGTCGAGACGATGATGGAAGGGATTCGTTACGCCAGAAGCGTCCGGCCGCTTCGCAATCTTCTGACGCTGCTCGGGGTGACCGCAGGCCTGGGGTTCCAATACATGATCCTTCTCCCGGTATACGCTCGGGAGATCCTTCACGCAGGGCCGAAAGGGTACGGGGGCCTCGTCACCGCCTTCGGGTTGGGCTCGCTGGTCTCAGCCGCATGGATGACGCGAAAGCTCGACCGCTGGGCTCTGCGTCGCAACCTCTTCATCGGGCTCTTATCCGCTGCGATCGGCATGGGAACGTTCGCGTGGTCGCGCACGCTGGAGCTGAGCGTGGCGATGGGATTTCTCGCCGGCTTCGGCCTCATTCTCTACATCGCGACGACGAACACCCTGATCCAGGTCACGACCGAGGACCGTTTCCGGGGGCGCGTGATGAGCCTCTACACGCTGATGTTCGTGGGGACGGCCCCGATCGGGGCGCTCGTCTCGGGCACGATCGCGCAGCATTTCTCGGCGCCGGTCGCGACGTCCTTCAGCGCCCTCGTATTGTTGGGCGGCGCGCTCTGGATGATCCGCCGCCTGCGCGTGCTGGCGGCGCGCGAAGCCGTCACCGCCACGGTCCCCGCGGCCACGGAGAAGGTCGGGTAG
- a CDS encoding CBS domain-containing protein, whose translation MGRIADLLAKKGNEVYTIEGTATVYEAVKKMVERNTGSLLVTQGDQICGIITERDYLRHIVLEGRTSKTTQVREIMTSQVICIDPNYAVEECMAIMTAKRIRHLPVLEKGKLVGLVSIGDLVKQISQDQKYEIQYLTNYITGKYPG comes from the coding sequence ATGGGAAGAATCGCCGACCTGCTCGCAAAGAAGGGGAACGAGGTTTACACAATCGAGGGAACCGCGACCGTCTACGAAGCCGTGAAGAAGATGGTGGAACGCAACACCGGCTCGCTTCTCGTGACGCAAGGGGATCAGATTTGCGGCATCATCACCGAGCGGGACTACCTTCGCCACATCGTCCTCGAGGGGCGCACCTCCAAGACGACGCAGGTCCGCGAGATCATGACCAGCCAAGTCATCTGCATCGATCCCAACTACGCCGTCGAGGAATGCATGGCGATCATGACGGCAAAGCGAATCCGCCACCTGCCGGTCCTCGAGAAGGGGAAGCTGGTCGGTCTCGTGTCGATCGGCGATCTGGTCAAGCAGATCTCGCAGGACCAAAAGTACGAGATCCAGTACCTCACGAACTACATCACGGGGAAATACCCCGGCTAA